In a genomic window of Coturnix japonica isolate 7356 unplaced genomic scaffold, Coturnix japonica 2.1 chrUnrandom633, whole genome shotgun sequence:
- the MGAT1 gene encoding alpha-1,3-mannosyl-glycoprotein 2-beta-N-acetylglucosaminyltransferase, protein MRKPPPLALLWAAAALVSWNALLLFYLWGGGGGRGPPKTPMAAIGAAPPPHEAPPDPHLTAQLSRLAQEAQKQLELQREILTHIQQRLPHRDPLRAPRKGPKKTQNAKNWPQNAFNPPHNPINPHKEPIYQHRDPHKAPQDPNKPPQDPHKGPYDPIRNPYAPITALHDPNNPLYDPHKPPQGPIDPHKPPQDPNKAPYDPNNPLYDPHKALMDPNKAPMAAPRDPAPTPPHPLHPPPTPALLPALPLPEQPLSVTSLPVPDESQLPLPVLVLACDRSSVRRCLDSLLRYRPSATRFPILVSQDCQHPETAAAISSYGDAITRLHPPPHPDPLPVPPEHRKFAGYYKIARHYRWALGHVFNTLHFRAAIVVEDDLEVAPDFFEYFRAALPLLRSDPSLWCASAWHDNGKERLVDPSRPELLYRTDFFPGLGWLLTSELWAELEPKWPPAFWDDWMRQPEQRRDRACVRPEVSRTVTFGRKGVSHGQFYEQHLRYMLLNRRFVPFTNIDMAYLHRERYDTEWERQLREAQPGELRDLTEINGKTGLNGDSTGSKAAIRIHYHNRESFRAAAKALGIMDDMKAGVPRAAYKGVVTVVFNGRRVYLAPGNGWGGYDPAWG, encoded by the exons ATGCGGAAGCCCCCCCCCTTGGCGCTGCTGTGGGCCGCAGCCGCTCTGGTCTCTTGGAACGCGTTGCTTCTCTTTTacctttggggggggggcgggggtcGCGGGCCCCCTAAGACCCCAATGGCGGCCATTGGTGCGGCCCCCCCCCCACACGAAGCCCCCCCCGACCCCCATTTAACGGCCCAGTTGTCCCGCCTGGCTCAGGAGGCACAGAAACAACTGGAGCTACAGAGGGAGATTCTGACCCACATCCAACAGcggctgccccatagagacccactgagaGCACCCAGAAAGGgccccaaaaagacccaaaatgcCAAGAATTGGCCCCAAAATGCCTTTAATCCGCCacataaccccattaacccccacAAAGAGCCCATATATCAACATCGAGACCCTCATAAAGCCCCCCAAGACCCCAATAAACCCCCCCAAGACCCTCATAAGGGCCCATACGACCCCATAAGAAACCCATAcgcccccataac GGCCCTTCAcgaccccaataacccccttTACGacccccataagcccccccaaggacccatagacccccataagcccccccaGGATCCCAATAAGGCCCCATAcgaccccaataacccccttTACGACCCCCATAAGGCCCTTATGGACCCCAATAAGGCCCCCATGGCCGCCCCACGTGACCCGGccccgacccccccccaccccttacATCCTCCCCCGACCCCCGCGCTACTCCCGGCACTTCCGCTTCCGGAACAACCCCTCTCCGTGACGTCGCTTCCGGTTCCGGATGAAAGCCAGCTTCCGCTTCCGGTTCTGGTCTTGGCCTGCGATCGCAGCTCGGTTCGGCGCTGCCTGGACTCGTTGCTCCGTTACCGACCGTCTGCCACCCGCTTCCCCATCCTGGTGAGCCAGGACTGCCAGCACCCGGAAACGGCGGCCGCCATTTCATCCTACGGCGACGCCATCACTCGACTCCACCCTCCTCCTCACCCGGATCCACTTCCGGTTCCGCCCGAACACCGGAAGTTCGCCGGCTACTACAAGATCGCCCGCCATTACCGCTGGGCGTTGGGTCACGTGTTTAACACCCTCCACTTCCGGGCCGCCATTGTGGTGGAGGACGACCTAGAGGTGGCGCCCGATTTCTTCGAGTACTTCCGGGCCGCTCTACCCTTACTCCGCTCCGATCCATCTCTATGGTGCGCCTCGGCCTGGCACGATAACGGCAAGGAACGGCTGGTGGATCCGTCCCGACCGGAACTGTTGTATCGAACCGATTTCTTCCCGGGGCTGGGTTGGCTGCTGACATCCGAACTGTGGGCTGAGCTGGAACCAAAATGGCCGCCGGCTTTTTGGGATGATTGGATGAGACAACCGGAGCAACGCCGGGACCGGGCCTGTGTTAGGCCCGAGGTATCGAGAACCGTCACGTTCGGACGTAAAGGGGTGAGTCACGGGCAGTTCTACGAGCAGCACCTCCGGTACATGCTGCTCAACCGGAGGTTCGTGCCATTCACTAACATTGATATGGCTTATCTACACCGGGAACGGTATGATACCGAATGGGAACGGCAACTGAGGGAGGCACAACCGGGAGAGCTGAGGGATTTAACGGAGATTAACGGGAAAACAGGCCTTAACGGGGACAGCACCGGCTCCAAAGCGGCCATAAGGATCCATTATCACAACCGGGAATCGTTCCGGGCCGCAGCCAAAGCGCTGGGGATCATGGACGACATGAAGGCCGGGGTGCCCAGGGCGGCCTATAAAGGGGTCGTTACCGTTGTGTTTAACGGGAGGAGGGTCTACCTGGCACCGGGAAACGGGTGGGGGGGGTACGACCCCGCGTgggggtga